The Populus nigra chromosome 14, ddPopNigr1.1, whole genome shotgun sequence genome has a segment encoding these proteins:
- the LOC133672291 gene encoding NAC domain-containing protein 83-like yields the protein MVPHGFRFNPTDEELIQVLDRKASGQEMPLHFILEMNVYEREPQDLEWNQSTALSNGERFYYCKREINDSREVIGRGWWKATSHVKKVYANDHQLLVGNKRPLTFHRFKDNERNRNNAIKTNWIMHEYSLESRTTEWRLCKIKYKGKPSLQEEIESIKKQHSSRNDFEAGSSTNVGVEQHEEQTLVPADSTMPLDQYKGYDHQQPHDQWNNMQQLSPSPYHPNYLPALCTGSGHYYVNQQEELEPAVHEQPFPSLWSWTN from the exons ATGGTGCCTCATGGGTTCAGGTTCAATCCCACTGATGAAGAGCTCATCCAAGTCCTAGACAGAAAAGCTTCTGGCCAAGAAATGCCACTCCATTTCATTCTTGAAATGAATGTTTATGAACGTGAACCACAGGATCTTGAAT GGAATCAATCCACGGCTTTAAGCAATGGTGAGAGATTCTACTATTGTAAGAGGGAGATAAATGATTCAAGGGAAGTGATCGGTCGAGGATGGTGGAAAGCTACAAGCCATGTCAAGAAAGTTTATGCAAATGATCATCAACTTCTTGTTGGGAACAAGAGGCCTTTGACATTCCATAGGTTCAAGGACAATGAAAGAAACCGCAATAATGCCATCAAGACTAATTGGATTATGCATGAATACAGCCTTGAATCAAGAACCACG gaGTGGAGGCTTTGCAAGATTAAATATAAGGGAAAACCAAGTTTGCAAGAAGAGATAGAGAGTATTAAGAAACAACATTCATCGAGGAATGATTTCGAAGCCGGTAGCTCGACAAATGTTGGTGTGGAGCAGCACGAGGAGCAAACTTTGGTGCCTGCAGATTCAACAATGCCATTGGATCAGTATAAAGGATATGATCATCAGCAACCTCATGATCAATGGAACAATATGCAGCAGCTATCACCATCTCCATATCATCCTAATTATCTACCGGCATTGTGTACTGGTAGTGGCCACTATTATGTTAACCAGCAAGAAGAGTTAGAGCCCGCTGTTCATGAGCAGCCATTTCCTAGTCTTTGGTCTTGGACGAACTAG